A window from Drosophila yakuba strain Tai18E2 chromosome 3L, Prin_Dyak_Tai18E2_2.1, whole genome shotgun sequence encodes these proteins:
- the LOC26535012 gene encoding IQ motif and SEC7 domain-containing protein 1 isoform X3: MSSYTAAQYYKTTNMITSNEIYCFPQKSLERSGSTQYELAGAQQPGSANASTCTDSGSVGGYVYLQNHYAPGAHSSSAAINYPAQQHPQMVYQIQQYPTCHQQQQQQHLHQQQHLHQTGAGHYMQVSATGGGQYHHHHMLHGHGHHAHHHGGAVVIAGSGVGTGLGSGATSVIMQHQQQQQQQQNMHKKNSIRNGGDVLKRTRAQSAYELSQDLLEKQIELLERKYGGVRARNAAVTIQRAFRHYMMVKKFASITAMAKAEKRLSRRMVVTASSLGLAEEGASSSSAYGSATESQLTEQQQQQQAQQQQQQQQQQQPRVTIMAGPAGAASPGLSRTPPTRSLSMRERRQLDCSPIPRSQSGASPASISSSTVSTSALASHPHVNLLHAAEPHYYNAQALPQGAAYYTSYHGSPHDISYASSADTSLNASWVNTSGHSPHTPYYSAAQIYMRPKGGSTTPTPSCSGSTGSGSGGSGSGSSKKVPPEVPKRTSSITAQQQTQLLLLQRQTPPPPSLLRTNGLCKTAENGSLTSVQSSGSDSSVTSAERNLNSDLGSDRSNSPHTWKRGTALNSSQQFSTHSADSAGAVSGGGVGVTGGAGVYAAQMQAAVAAATAAGGIPPADDHAISSHTSAAQYEQHEQQQHEQQQLQAAAAAAGVAQNYKMSETIRKRQYRVGLNLFNKKPEKGITYLIRRGFLENTPQGVARFLITRKGLSRQMIGEYLGNLQNQFNMAVLSCFAMELDLSGRQVDVALRKFQAYFRMPGEAQKIERLMEIFSQRYCECNADIVGRLRSSDTIFVLAFAIIMLNTDLHTPNLKPERRMRVEDFIKNLRGIDDCHDIDKDMLMGIYDRVKSDEFKPGSDHVTQVMKVQATIVGKKPNLALPHRRLVCYCRLYEIPDVNKKERPGVHQREVFLFNDLLVITKIFSKKKTSVTYTFRNSFPLCGTVVTLLDMPNYPFCIQLSQKVDGKILITFNARNEHDRCKFAEDLKESISEMDEMESLRIEAELERQKSARNRAPGNAENRDSGVADVEVCPCPYQPGSQAAGEQAPNSADNSQQLKRSALSNSLLDMHEQFGNEKPQRRGSVGSLDSGMSISFQSTTTSSASRENAAAIAAAANAAAAAKMRFNMPPTAAIAAPSNVYAAPGMQAYTHANFVQQSQAAYMLQQQQMLQQQAQMQAQAQAQAQAQAQAQAQAQAQPLTGRIPGRERKASRTDENGRSTEV; the protein is encoded by the exons CTTTCCCCAGAAGAGCCTGGAGCGAAGTGGTTCCACCCAGTATGAGCTGGCTGGAGCGCAACAGCCGGGATCAGCCAACGCCTCCACCTGCACAGATAGCGGCAGTGTTGGTGGCTATGTTTACCTGCAGAATCACTACGCCCCCGGCGCCCACAGCTCCTCAGCAGCCATCAACTATCCTGCGCAACAGCATCCCCAGATGGTCTACCAAATCCAGCAGTATCCCACGtgccatcagcagcagcaacagcagcacctccaccaacagcagcactTGCATCAGACCGGCGCAGGTCACTACATGCAGGTCTCGGCGACGGGTGGTGGCCAGTATCATCATCACCACATGCTCCACGGCCACGGGCATCATGCCCACCATCACGGCGGGGCGGTGGTCATCGCCGGCAGTGGTGTGGGCACTGGCCTGGGATCAGGAGCCACCAGCGTGATcatgcagcaccagcaacagcagcagcagcaacagaatATGCACAAGAAGAACTCCATCCGGAACGGCGGAGATGTCCTCAAGCGAACGCGAGCTCAGTCGGC CTACGAACTCTCACAAGATCTGCTCGAGAAACAGATCGAGCTGCTGGAGCGCAAGTACGGCGGAGTGCGAGCCCGTAACGCAGCGGTCACTATTCAGCGCGCCTTCCGTCACTACATGATGGTCAAGAAATTCGCCTCGATCACGGCGATGGCCAAGGCCGAGAAGCGTCTAAGCCGACGGATGGTGGTCACAGCCAGTAGTCTTGGCTTGGCGGAGGAGGGTGCCTCCTCCTCGTCTGCCTACGGAAGTGCCACGGAATCTCAGCTCAccgagcagcaacagcaacaacaagcgcagcagcagcagcagcagcagcaacagcagcagccacgtGTCACAATCATGGCGGGTCCGGCGGGAGCAGCTTCTCCGGGTTTATCCCGGACGCCACCAACGCGCTCGCTTTCCATGCGGGAGCGACGTCAGCTGGACTGCAGTCCCATACCGCGTAGTCAGTCAG GAGCGTCTCCCGCCTCCATATCGAGCTCGACAGTCAGCACATCGGCTCTAGCCTCACATCCACATGTTAATCTGCTGCACGCGGCAGAGCCACATTATTATAATGCCCAGGCACTGCCTCAGGGGGCTGCTTACTACACTAGTTACCATGGATCACCGCACGACATAAGCTATGCCAGTTCGGCGGACACCTCGCTAAATGCCTCGTGGGTAAACACGAGCGGCCACTCCCCGCACACGCCCTACTATTCGGCGGCCCAGATTTATATGCGACCCAAGGGCGGCAgcaccacgcccacgcccagcTGCAGTGGCAGCACAGGGAGCGGCAGTGGAGGCAGCGGGagtggcagcagcaagaaGGTGCCTCCGGAGGTGCCCAAACGCACTAGCTCCATTACGGCACAACAGCAGACACAGCTTCTTTTGCTGCAGCGCCAGACACCGCCACCTCCTTCGCTGCTGAGGACGAATGGCCTGTGCAAAACCGCCGAGAACGGCAGTCTGACCTCCGTGCAGAGTTCCGGATCGGATTCGAGTGTTACCTCAGCGGAACGCAACCTAAACAGCGATTTGGGCTCGGATCGCAGTAACTCACCGCATACATGGAAACGAGGAACAGCCCTAAATAGTTCCCAGCAGTTCTCCACCCACTCGGCAGATTCAGCGGGAGCGGTGTCTGGTGGAGGAGTTGGAGTTACTGGAGGGGCCGGTGTTTATGCCGCTCAAATGCAGGCCGCCGTTGCAGCAGCTACAGCGGCAGGAGGAATACCACCAGCTGATGACCATGCCATCTCCTCGCACACGAGTGCCGCTCAGTATGAGCAgcatgagcagcagcaacacgagcagcagcaattgcaggcggcagctgcagctgcaggagtGGCACAAAACTACAAGATGTCGGAGACGATACGCAAGCGACAGTATCGCGTTGGACTCAATCTGTTCAACAAGAAGCCGGAGAAGGGCATCACCTATCTGATCAGGCGAGGATTCCTTGAGAATACTCCACAGGGCGTCGCTCGTTTCCTTATCACCCGTAAGGGTTTGTCCCGGCAAATGATCGGCGAGTATTTGGGGAACTTGCAGAACCAGTTTAACATGGCCGTGCTCAGTTGCTTTGCCATGGAATTGGACCTCTCCGGCCGGCAAGTGGATGTGGCTTTGCGAAAGTTCCAGGCTTATTTCCGCATGCCTGGAGAGGCTCAAAAGATTGAGCGGCTCATGGAGATCTTCTCACAGCGCTACTGTGAATGCAATGCAGATATAGTAGGACGACTGAGATCATCAGATACG ATCTTTGTCCTGGCTTTTGCCATCATCATGCTGAACACGGATCTCCACACACCCAATCTAAAGCCGGAACGTCGCATGCGCGTCGAGGACTTTATCAAAAATCTGCGCGGCATCGACGACTGTCACGACATCGACAAGGACATGCTAATGGGCATTTATGACCGTGTCAAGTCCGACGAATTTAAACCCGGCAGCGACCATGTTACTCAAGTGATGAAGGTCCAGGCCACTATTGTGGGCAAGAAACCAAATCTAGCGCTGCCCCATCGTCGTCTTGTCTGCTATTGCCGACTCTACGAGATTCCTGACGTGAACAAGAAGGAGCGACCTGGTGTGCATCAGCGAGAGGTGTTCCTGTTTAACGATCTGCTGGTCATTACCAAAATATTTAGCAAAAAGAAGACCTCTGTGACGTACACATTCCGCAACAGTTTCCCGCTATGCGGCACCGTTGTCACCCTTCTGGACATGCCCAACTATCCGTTTTGCATTCAGCTCTCCCAGAAAGTGGATGGAAAGATCTTGATCACCTTTAACGCCCGCAACGAACACGATCGATGCAAGTTTGCCGAGGATCTTAAAGAGTCCATTAGCGAGATGGACGAAATGGAGTCGCTGCGCATTGAGGCCGAACTGGAGCGCCAGAAGTCGGCGCGCAATCGAGCACCTGGCAATGCGGAGAATCGTGACAGTGGCGTGGCCGATGTGGAGGTCTGCCCATGTCCGTATCAGCCAGGATCCCAAGCAGCTGGTGAACAGGCTCCAAACTCCGCTGATAACTCGCAACAGCTGAAGCGCAGTGCGCTGAGCAACAGCCTTCTCGACATGCACGAACAAT TTGGCAATGAGAAACCTCAGCGTCGTGGCAGCGTTGGCTCCTTGGACAGCGGCATGAGCATCTCTTTCCAGTCCACTACAACCTCCAGCGCTTCGAGGGAAAATGCCGCTGCCATTGCGGCGGCAGcaaatgcagctgcagcagccaaGATGCGATTTAACATGCCGCCAACGGCAGCGATTGCCGCGCCCAGCAATGTATATGCAGCGCCGGGAATGCAGGCGTATACCCACGCCAACTTTGTGCAGCAGTCACAGGCCGCTTAcatgttgcagcagcagcaaatgctCCAGCAGCAGGCACAAATGCAAGCTCAGGCACAGGCCCAAGCACAGGCCCAAGCTCAAGCTCAAGCTCAGGCGCAGGCGCAGCCCCTTACAGGCCGAATACCGGGTCGCGAGCGAAAGGCATCGCGGACGGATGAGAACGGACGGTCGACGGAGGTCTAA
- the LOC26535012 gene encoding IQ motif and SEC7 domain-containing protein 1 isoform X1 yields MSEADLKNLSQNSDGDQELLLHQTTQSLLMASSMMFVENPGGGAGASGGGVALPGTVSLPLPLSIAMPHHHLHAIPYNVDELLRENNALHSKIKELSLERDRLLCEVSNLRLELDMSELKRLPVDLDDNFPQKSLERSGSTQYELAGAQQPGSANASTCTDSGSVGGYVYLQNHYAPGAHSSSAAINYPAQQHPQMVYQIQQYPTCHQQQQQQHLHQQQHLHQTGAGHYMQVSATGGGQYHHHHMLHGHGHHAHHHGGAVVIAGSGVGTGLGSGATSVIMQHQQQQQQQQNMHKKNSIRNGGDVLKRTRAQSAYELSQDLLEKQIELLERKYGGVRARNAAVTIQRAFRHYMMVKKFASITAMAKAEKRLSRRMVVTASSLGLAEEGASSSSAYGSATESQLTEQQQQQQAQQQQQQQQQQQPRVTIMAGPAGAASPGLSRTPPTRSLSMRERRQLDCSPIPRSQSGASPASISSSTVSTSALASHPHVNLLHAAEPHYYNAQALPQGAAYYTSYHGSPHDISYASSADTSLNASWVNTSGHSPHTPYYSAAQIYMRPKGGSTTPTPSCSGSTGSGSGGSGSGSSKKVPPEVPKRTSSITAQQQTQLLLLQRQTPPPPSLLRTNGLCKTAENGSLTSVQSSGSDSSVTSAERNLNSDLGSDRSNSPHTWKRGTALNSSQQFSTHSADSAGAVSGGGVGVTGGAGVYAAQMQAAVAAATAAGGIPPADDHAISSHTSAAQYEQHEQQQHEQQQLQAAAAAAGVAQNYKMSETIRKRQYRVGLNLFNKKPEKGITYLIRRGFLENTPQGVARFLITRKGLSRQMIGEYLGNLQNQFNMAVLSCFAMELDLSGRQVDVALRKFQAYFRMPGEAQKIERLMEIFSQRYCECNADIVGRLRSSDTIFVLAFAIIMLNTDLHTPNLKPERRMRVEDFIKNLRGIDDCHDIDKDMLMGIYDRVKSDEFKPGSDHVTQVMKVQATIVGKKPNLALPHRRLVCYCRLYEIPDVNKKERPGVHQREVFLFNDLLVITKIFSKKKTSVTYTFRNSFPLCGTVVTLLDMPNYPFCIQLSQKVDGKILITFNARNEHDRCKFAEDLKESISEMDEMESLRIEAELERQKSARNRAPGNAENRDSGVADVEVCPCPYQPGSQAAGEQAPNSADNSQQLKRSALSNSLLDMHEQFGNEKPQRRGSVGSLDSGMSISFQSTTTSSASRENAAAIAAAANAAAAAKMRFNMPPTAAIAAPSNVYAAPGMQAYTHANFVQQSQAAYMLQQQQMLQQQAQMQAQAQAQAQAQAQAQAQAQAQPLTGRIPGRERKASRTDENGRSTEV; encoded by the exons CTTTCCCCAGAAGAGCCTGGAGCGAAGTGGTTCCACCCAGTATGAGCTGGCTGGAGCGCAACAGCCGGGATCAGCCAACGCCTCCACCTGCACAGATAGCGGCAGTGTTGGTGGCTATGTTTACCTGCAGAATCACTACGCCCCCGGCGCCCACAGCTCCTCAGCAGCCATCAACTATCCTGCGCAACAGCATCCCCAGATGGTCTACCAAATCCAGCAGTATCCCACGtgccatcagcagcagcaacagcagcacctccaccaacagcagcactTGCATCAGACCGGCGCAGGTCACTACATGCAGGTCTCGGCGACGGGTGGTGGCCAGTATCATCATCACCACATGCTCCACGGCCACGGGCATCATGCCCACCATCACGGCGGGGCGGTGGTCATCGCCGGCAGTGGTGTGGGCACTGGCCTGGGATCAGGAGCCACCAGCGTGATcatgcagcaccagcaacagcagcagcagcaacagaatATGCACAAGAAGAACTCCATCCGGAACGGCGGAGATGTCCTCAAGCGAACGCGAGCTCAGTCGGC CTACGAACTCTCACAAGATCTGCTCGAGAAACAGATCGAGCTGCTGGAGCGCAAGTACGGCGGAGTGCGAGCCCGTAACGCAGCGGTCACTATTCAGCGCGCCTTCCGTCACTACATGATGGTCAAGAAATTCGCCTCGATCACGGCGATGGCCAAGGCCGAGAAGCGTCTAAGCCGACGGATGGTGGTCACAGCCAGTAGTCTTGGCTTGGCGGAGGAGGGTGCCTCCTCCTCGTCTGCCTACGGAAGTGCCACGGAATCTCAGCTCAccgagcagcaacagcaacaacaagcgcagcagcagcagcagcagcagcaacagcagcagccacgtGTCACAATCATGGCGGGTCCGGCGGGAGCAGCTTCTCCGGGTTTATCCCGGACGCCACCAACGCGCTCGCTTTCCATGCGGGAGCGACGTCAGCTGGACTGCAGTCCCATACCGCGTAGTCAGTCAG GAGCGTCTCCCGCCTCCATATCGAGCTCGACAGTCAGCACATCGGCTCTAGCCTCACATCCACATGTTAATCTGCTGCACGCGGCAGAGCCACATTATTATAATGCCCAGGCACTGCCTCAGGGGGCTGCTTACTACACTAGTTACCATGGATCACCGCACGACATAAGCTATGCCAGTTCGGCGGACACCTCGCTAAATGCCTCGTGGGTAAACACGAGCGGCCACTCCCCGCACACGCCCTACTATTCGGCGGCCCAGATTTATATGCGACCCAAGGGCGGCAgcaccacgcccacgcccagcTGCAGTGGCAGCACAGGGAGCGGCAGTGGAGGCAGCGGGagtggcagcagcaagaaGGTGCCTCCGGAGGTGCCCAAACGCACTAGCTCCATTACGGCACAACAGCAGACACAGCTTCTTTTGCTGCAGCGCCAGACACCGCCACCTCCTTCGCTGCTGAGGACGAATGGCCTGTGCAAAACCGCCGAGAACGGCAGTCTGACCTCCGTGCAGAGTTCCGGATCGGATTCGAGTGTTACCTCAGCGGAACGCAACCTAAACAGCGATTTGGGCTCGGATCGCAGTAACTCACCGCATACATGGAAACGAGGAACAGCCCTAAATAGTTCCCAGCAGTTCTCCACCCACTCGGCAGATTCAGCGGGAGCGGTGTCTGGTGGAGGAGTTGGAGTTACTGGAGGGGCCGGTGTTTATGCCGCTCAAATGCAGGCCGCCGTTGCAGCAGCTACAGCGGCAGGAGGAATACCACCAGCTGATGACCATGCCATCTCCTCGCACACGAGTGCCGCTCAGTATGAGCAgcatgagcagcagcaacacgagcagcagcaattgcaggcggcagctgcagctgcaggagtGGCACAAAACTACAAGATGTCGGAGACGATACGCAAGCGACAGTATCGCGTTGGACTCAATCTGTTCAACAAGAAGCCGGAGAAGGGCATCACCTATCTGATCAGGCGAGGATTCCTTGAGAATACTCCACAGGGCGTCGCTCGTTTCCTTATCACCCGTAAGGGTTTGTCCCGGCAAATGATCGGCGAGTATTTGGGGAACTTGCAGAACCAGTTTAACATGGCCGTGCTCAGTTGCTTTGCCATGGAATTGGACCTCTCCGGCCGGCAAGTGGATGTGGCTTTGCGAAAGTTCCAGGCTTATTTCCGCATGCCTGGAGAGGCTCAAAAGATTGAGCGGCTCATGGAGATCTTCTCACAGCGCTACTGTGAATGCAATGCAGATATAGTAGGACGACTGAGATCATCAGATACG ATCTTTGTCCTGGCTTTTGCCATCATCATGCTGAACACGGATCTCCACACACCCAATCTAAAGCCGGAACGTCGCATGCGCGTCGAGGACTTTATCAAAAATCTGCGCGGCATCGACGACTGTCACGACATCGACAAGGACATGCTAATGGGCATTTATGACCGTGTCAAGTCCGACGAATTTAAACCCGGCAGCGACCATGTTACTCAAGTGATGAAGGTCCAGGCCACTATTGTGGGCAAGAAACCAAATCTAGCGCTGCCCCATCGTCGTCTTGTCTGCTATTGCCGACTCTACGAGATTCCTGACGTGAACAAGAAGGAGCGACCTGGTGTGCATCAGCGAGAGGTGTTCCTGTTTAACGATCTGCTGGTCATTACCAAAATATTTAGCAAAAAGAAGACCTCTGTGACGTACACATTCCGCAACAGTTTCCCGCTATGCGGCACCGTTGTCACCCTTCTGGACATGCCCAACTATCCGTTTTGCATTCAGCTCTCCCAGAAAGTGGATGGAAAGATCTTGATCACCTTTAACGCCCGCAACGAACACGATCGATGCAAGTTTGCCGAGGATCTTAAAGAGTCCATTAGCGAGATGGACGAAATGGAGTCGCTGCGCATTGAGGCCGAACTGGAGCGCCAGAAGTCGGCGCGCAATCGAGCACCTGGCAATGCGGAGAATCGTGACAGTGGCGTGGCCGATGTGGAGGTCTGCCCATGTCCGTATCAGCCAGGATCCCAAGCAGCTGGTGAACAGGCTCCAAACTCCGCTGATAACTCGCAACAGCTGAAGCGCAGTGCGCTGAGCAACAGCCTTCTCGACATGCACGAACAAT TTGGCAATGAGAAACCTCAGCGTCGTGGCAGCGTTGGCTCCTTGGACAGCGGCATGAGCATCTCTTTCCAGTCCACTACAACCTCCAGCGCTTCGAGGGAAAATGCCGCTGCCATTGCGGCGGCAGcaaatgcagctgcagcagccaaGATGCGATTTAACATGCCGCCAACGGCAGCGATTGCCGCGCCCAGCAATGTATATGCAGCGCCGGGAATGCAGGCGTATACCCACGCCAACTTTGTGCAGCAGTCACAGGCCGCTTAcatgttgcagcagcagcaaatgctCCAGCAGCAGGCACAAATGCAAGCTCAGGCACAGGCCCAAGCACAGGCCCAAGCTCAAGCTCAAGCTCAGGCGCAGGCGCAGCCCCTTACAGGCCGAATACCGGGTCGCGAGCGAAAGGCATCGCGGACGGATGAGAACGGACGGTCGACGGAGGTCTAA